A portion of the Candidatus Pristimantibacillus lignocellulolyticus genome contains these proteins:
- a CDS encoding sigma-70 family RNA polymerase sigma factor: protein MQSYTIDPSSDNIEDLYKTYKPHLFSIAHNMLGSSSDAEDMVQDLFISMYGYQIDNINNIKSYLNKMIINRCLNELKSARKKRISYVGNWLPEPTVQFEEHSPLDSVERHTISYAVLILMDKLTPLERAVFILKEVFAYEHREIGEMVNKTEVNCRKIYSRVKKKLDASNNKDETLSSHLHVEKEMVIRFVTALSNGNIQSLVNMLTEDVIFIADGGGKVSAAINAVYNKERVLTILNAFSSSQFPASKAQIVEVNCQPGILITKDGISTGIISFDWEIQTMTIQRVYLIVNPDKLQHLNPKVE from the coding sequence ATGCAAAGTTATACAATTGATCCATCATCTGATAACATTGAAGATTTATATAAAACCTACAAGCCTCATTTATTTTCAATTGCTCATAATATGCTTGGTTCAAGTTCAGATGCTGAGGATATGGTTCAAGATTTGTTTATTAGCATGTATGGATATCAAATTGACAATATTAATAATATCAAATCGTACTTAAACAAAATGATAATTAATAGATGTTTAAACGAATTAAAATCTGCACGAAAAAAGCGAATAAGCTACGTAGGTAATTGGCTACCAGAACCAACAGTGCAATTTGAAGAACATAGTCCGTTAGATAGCGTTGAGCGACATACAATTTCATATGCGGTTCTTATTCTTATGGATAAACTTACGCCACTGGAGCGAGCTGTGTTCATATTAAAAGAAGTGTTTGCCTATGAACATCGTGAAATTGGAGAAATGGTCAACAAAACAGAAGTCAATTGCCGCAAGATCTACAGCCGCGTCAAGAAAAAATTAGACGCATCAAATAATAAAGATGAAACGCTTTCATCGCATCTTCACGTGGAAAAGGAAATGGTAATCCGTTTCGTTACTGCTCTTTCGAACGGTAACATTCAATCCCTAGTGAACATGTTAACTGAGGATGTCATTTTCATTGCTGATGGCGGAGGGAAAGTATCTGCCGCGATTAATGCTGTATACAATAAGGAGCGAGTGCTCACCATATTGAACGCTTTTTCGTCAAGCCAATTTCCTGCATCAAAAGCACAGATTGTCGAGGTCAATTGTCAGCCTGGTATATTGATAACCAAAGATGGGATTTCAACTGGGATCATTAGTTTTGATTGGGAGATTCAGACGATGACCATTCAAAGGGTTTATCTGATTGTAAATCCGGATAAATTACAACATTTAAACCCAAAGGTCGAATAA
- a CDS encoding DeoR/GlpR family DNA-binding transcription regulator, protein MYQEDRLLKILDYINKHHSMSVMDICSLLHVSRDTARRDIVKLVQEGGVIRTHGGVALPQLQKEILTYRERLIDETDSKRKIGKLAAKLVRDRETVILDVSTTVLFVAEQISAKNIMAITHSIDIVGILSGREDLQVYVLGGYLNTKSRLLFGPSVIDKLKELRADKAFIGATAIRADGLYFPYEDDVSVKKEMARRSDQVIVVADFTKFTSKSAYRLDFDFVDILITDQEVPIEIREVLHNKNITIIQYEEKDKYEEEHSDGS, encoded by the coding sequence ATGTATCAAGAAGACCGATTGCTGAAAATACTAGACTATATTAATAAACATCACTCAATGAGTGTAATGGATATATGTTCTCTACTTCATGTATCTAGGGACACAGCCCGAAGAGATATTGTTAAATTAGTTCAAGAAGGGGGCGTTATTCGTACACATGGTGGGGTTGCTCTACCTCAATTGCAGAAGGAAATACTCACCTATCGGGAACGATTAATTGACGAAACAGACAGTAAAAGAAAAATCGGAAAGTTAGCTGCTAAACTAGTTCGAGATCGGGAAACAGTCATATTGGACGTATCAACTACGGTACTGTTTGTAGCAGAGCAAATATCAGCTAAAAATATTATGGCAATCACACACTCCATAGACATTGTAGGGATTCTGTCAGGTCGGGAAGATCTGCAGGTTTATGTGCTCGGAGGTTACTTAAATACAAAAAGTCGGTTATTATTTGGTCCCTCCGTCATCGATAAGCTAAAAGAATTAAGAGCTGATAAGGCATTTATCGGAGCTACAGCTATACGAGCCGATGGGCTTTACTTTCCTTACGAAGATGATGTTTCTGTTAAAAAAGAGATGGCCCGCAGATCGGATCAGGTAATTGTTGTGGCAGATTTCACGAAATTTACAAGCAAGTCGGCTTATCGTTTAGATTTTGACTTTGTAGATATTTTGATTACCGATCAAGAGGTGCCTATCGAAATAAGAGAAGTACTTCATAATAAAAATATAACGATTATTCAATATGAGGAGAAAGATAAATACGAGGAGGAACACAGTGATGGGTCTTAA
- a CDS encoding SDR family oxidoreductase: MKIVVIGGSGLIGKKLGNNLRELGHEVVAASPSLGINSVTGEGLAISGALVVVDVTNAPTWEDKEVLEFFETSTRNLLEAEVAAGVNHHVALSIVGTDGLFESGYFRAKMAQEELIKASTVPYTIVRATQFFEFIEIIAQSSTEGQIVRMPSAPIQPIVSDDVAAILVDFTVEAPVNGIVDLAGPERLGLDEIVRQYLTAKKDTRQVVTDDKARYYGVEIDDKDHSLVPRGKARIAPTRFADWLDRSTSQI; this comes from the coding sequence ATGAAAATTGTAGTTATTGGCGGTAGTGGGCTCATTGGAAAAAAACTAGGAAACAACCTTCGTGAGCTAGGACATGAGGTTGTGGCAGCATCACCTTCTTTAGGTATAAACTCCGTTACGGGAGAGGGATTGGCGATTAGTGGAGCACTAGTGGTTGTAGATGTTACGAACGCTCCTACGTGGGAAGACAAAGAAGTTCTAGAATTCTTTGAAACATCTACTCGAAATCTACTTGAGGCTGAAGTTGCCGCTGGCGTAAACCATCACGTAGCGTTGTCGATTGTTGGTACGGATGGTCTGTTTGAAAGTGGTTATTTCCGAGCGAAGATGGCACAAGAAGAATTGATTAAAGCTTCCACTGTTCCCTATACAATCGTTCGAGCGACACAGTTCTTCGAGTTCATTGAAATCATTGCACAATCCTCCACAGAAGGGCAAATCGTTCGTATGCCATCTGCCCCTATACAACCGATCGTATCGGATGATGTCGCCGCAATACTAGTGGATTTCACTGTTGAGGCGCCTGTGAATGGTATCGTTGATTTGGCTGGTCCAGAACGTCTTGGTCTCGATGAAATCGTTCGCCAATACCTGACCGCCAAAAAAGACACAAGACAGGTAGTTACAGACGACAAAGCACGATACTATGGTGTTGAGATAGACGATAAAGATCATTCTCTAGTCCCTCGCGGTAAAGCACGCATTGCCCCAACTCGTTTTGCGGATTGGTTGGACCGCTCCACGAGTCAGATATAA
- a CDS encoding NADP-dependent oxidoreductase, with protein sequence MKAAQIIKYSKGIQLEINEVKIPEIKKHQVLVKVKAAGVNPLDILILNGSIRMLTDYDFPLTLGNELSGVIAAVGKDVVNFQVGDNIYTRLPVNQIGAFAEYTAVNEDAISIMPKNLSFNEAAAVPLTALTAYQALNEVLHAQPNQKLFIPGGTGGFGAMAIPIAKSMGLYVITSGSERGRSRTLSIGADQFINYHEENYADILSDIDYVIDTLGTKEIKAELGILKPHGKLVSLKAVPNYRFAVDNNFPMWKKTMFGLVGARIDSLARKNKNEYHFLFVQANRSQLQEITTLVEKQDIKPSIDSTYTFTDINKALKKVATGHSQGKVIVTF encoded by the coding sequence ATGAAAGCAGCTCAAATAATAAAATACTCCAAAGGAATACAATTGGAAATAAATGAGGTTAAAATTCCGGAAATCAAAAAGCATCAGGTTCTCGTAAAAGTAAAAGCTGCTGGTGTAAATCCATTAGATATTCTTATTCTAAATGGCAGTATTCGAATGTTAACTGATTATGATTTCCCATTAACCTTAGGGAATGAACTATCTGGTGTTATTGCGGCTGTTGGAAAAGATGTTGTTAATTTTCAAGTTGGTGACAACATATATACGAGGTTACCAGTTAATCAAATAGGTGCTTTTGCTGAATATACGGCGGTCAATGAAGATGCGATATCCATCATGCCTAAAAATCTATCGTTTAATGAAGCTGCTGCTGTACCACTCACTGCTCTGACTGCGTATCAAGCATTAAATGAGGTACTCCATGCTCAGCCTAACCAAAAGCTATTTATTCCCGGAGGTACTGGCGGCTTTGGTGCTATGGCAATCCCTATCGCTAAATCAATGGGGTTATATGTCATTACAAGTGGAAGTGAACGAGGTAGATCACGTACATTGTCAATAGGTGCAGATCAATTCATCAATTATCATGAGGAAAACTATGCTGATATTTTATCTGATATAGATTATGTGATCGATACCTTGGGAACGAAAGAAATAAAAGCTGAACTAGGTATTTTAAAACCCCATGGGAAATTAGTTTCATTGAAAGCAGTACCTAATTATCGCTTTGCGGTCGACAATAATTTTCCCATGTGGAAAAAAACAATGTTTGGTTTGGTCGGTGCACGTATTGATTCTTTAGCACGTAAAAATAAAAATGAATATCATTTTTTATTTGTGCAAGCCAATAGAAGTCAATTACAAGAAATCACTACACTTGTTGAAAAACAAGATATTAAACCCTCTATAGACTCAACTTATACATTTACTGACATAAACAAGGCATTAAAAAAAGTAGCTACTGGTCACTCCCAAGGTAAAGTTATTGTAACCTTTTAA
- a CDS encoding TetR/AcrR family transcriptional regulator: MARSKEFEENVVLDKAMKLFWEQGYEKSSMTDLVEHMGIHRRSLYDTFGDKHTLFLKAMDRFRDKVNAEITGQVKRSKTATEALQFIFDFMINGEGDSPSGCLMVNSAVELAMRDTDVDSKLTESFTLSEQLFTDIILWGQQNGEFNSDCNANKLAEQLHAVGVGLRVMARTSMPKEKLHQIASLSIQLIVK; this comes from the coding sequence ATGGCAAGAAGCAAAGAATTCGAAGAAAACGTAGTATTAGATAAAGCGATGAAACTCTTTTGGGAACAAGGATATGAGAAGTCATCTATGACAGATTTGGTTGAGCATATGGGTATCCATCGCAGAAGTTTGTATGACACATTTGGAGACAAACATACGCTGTTTTTGAAAGCTATGGATCGATTCCGCGATAAGGTGAATGCCGAGATTACTGGACAAGTTAAACGCTCCAAGACTGCAACAGAGGCACTTCAATTTATTTTTGATTTCATGATAAATGGTGAAGGGGACTCACCTTCAGGCTGTTTAATGGTGAATTCAGCGGTGGAGTTGGCAATGCGCGATACCGATGTAGATTCAAAGTTAACTGAATCGTTCACATTATCAGAGCAACTATTCACTGATATTATTCTGTGGGGACAGCAGAATGGGGAATTTAACTCAGATTGCAATGCGAACAAACTTGCGGAACAATTACATGCTGTAGGTGTTGGGTTGAGGGTAATGGCAAGAACCTCGATGCCCAAGGAAAAATTACATCAGATAGCCAGTTTGTCTATCCAACTTATAGTTAAATAG
- a CDS encoding SDR family NAD(P)-dependent oxidoreductase: MGKTVLITGASGGIGKELADRFAKGGHNFVLVACSEVKLLDLAKEYRKKYGIQATVIAKDVASPGVPEEIFAELKKKGIIVDYLVNNAGFGLYGVLLETKLEIETNMSDVNIKALTFMTKLFLPDSVKRKTLSCQVLVIDSWRSYRG; the protein is encoded by the coding sequence ATGGGGAAGACTGTTCTTATCACAGGAGCATCAGGTGGCATTGGTAAAGAGTTAGCGGATCGTTTCGCCAAGGGTGGTCATAATTTTGTACTCGTGGCGTGTAGCGAGGTTAAGCTATTGGATCTCGCGAAGGAATATCGAAAGAAGTATGGCATTCAAGCAACTGTTATAGCCAAGGATGTCGCTTCCCCAGGTGTGCCAGAAGAGATCTTTGCGGAGCTGAAGAAGAAGGGGATCATCGTCGATTATCTTGTCAATAATGCTGGCTTTGGATTGTACGGCGTGTTATTGGAAACAAAGTTGGAGATAGAGACGAATATGAGTGATGTCAACATCAAAGCATTGACTTTTATGACGAAGTTGTTCTTACCTGATAGTGTTAAACGTAAGACGTTATCATGCCAGGTGCTCGTAATCGATTCATGGCGTTCATACCGAGGTTAA
- a CDS encoding SDR family oxidoreductase, producing MKISEQVAFVTGANRGLGRQLALELLARGAKVYGGARNPETIDIPGVIPVKLDITNPQEVVAAAKIAKDTTLLINNAGSSTGVSLLDGDLEKIQLEFNTHFFGTLSMVRSFAPILANNGGGSILNILSALSWVSSGTVGAYAAAKAAEWALTNDLRLNLYPQNVKVIGLHVGYMDTDMTKGLVASKSNPTDIAKIAIDGIEADRFEIIADDLSRHIQSALAGGVSAIYPHLS from the coding sequence TTGAAAATTTCTGAACAAGTCGCATTTGTCACTGGAGCAAACCGCGGCTTAGGCCGCCAACTAGCTCTTGAACTTCTAGCAAGAGGGGCTAAGGTTTATGGTGGTGCAAGAAATCCGGAAACCATTGACATTCCAGGTGTAATACCTGTGAAGCTAGACATTACGAACCCTCAAGAAGTAGTTGCTGCGGCTAAGATTGCTAAGGATACTACACTTTTAATCAACAATGCAGGATCGTCTACAGGCGTATCTTTACTAGATGGTGATCTTGAAAAAATACAATTGGAGTTTAATACTCATTTCTTTGGCACGCTTTCCATGGTTCGTTCCTTCGCACCAATTCTTGCGAATAACGGTGGGGGATCAATTCTCAATATTCTTTCCGCGTTATCTTGGGTTAGTTCCGGAACTGTTGGAGCATATGCTGCTGCAAAAGCGGCTGAATGGGCATTGACGAACGACCTGCGTTTAAATCTGTATCCTCAAAATGTGAAAGTAATTGGATTACATGTGGGCTATATGGACACAGATATGACGAAGGGGTTAGTAGCTTCCAAATCCAATCCAACGGATATCGCCAAAATAGCTATTGATGGCATAGAAGCTGATCGCTTTGAAATTATTGCTGATGACTTAAGCCGTCACATACAAAGCGCACTTGCAGGTGGTGTTTCTGCGATATACCCACATTTATCTTAA
- a CDS encoding alkene reductase — MDKIWSKTKVGNLELSHRLAMAPMTRSRSNEDGTPGELTALYYAQRASMGLIITEGTQPSDDGQGYLWSPGIYTDKHIEGWKKVTNAVHEAGGYIYIQLMHAGRMSHPDNTPHHRQPVAPSAIAPGTEMFTAKGMQEIPVPRELSKGDIQTTIADFRKAAAAAIKAGADGVEIHGANGYLINQFIGENSNTRTDEYGGSIENRTRFAIEVTKAIVEEIGADRTGFRISPGTPLGGIQDGEHGPELYRYLVKELAHLNLAYLHIMHLGNEELLQDIRLIWTNPMLVNRAGRALEDLSIDLDNGLADLVPVGAWSLANPDLVERLKIGTPLNLVDPTTFFGGGSKGYTDYPTMIDLKNQENK; from the coding sequence ATGGATAAAATATGGAGCAAAACAAAAGTTGGGAATTTGGAATTATCTCATCGCCTAGCAATGGCACCAATGACACGTAGTAGATCGAATGAAGATGGTACACCGGGAGAATTAACAGCCCTTTACTATGCTCAACGAGCGTCAATGGGACTCATAATTACAGAAGGTACACAACCTTCTGATGATGGTCAAGGTTACTTATGGTCACCTGGAATTTATACGGATAAGCATATTGAAGGATGGAAAAAGGTTACCAATGCAGTGCATGAAGCAGGTGGATATATATATATTCAATTAATGCATGCTGGTCGCATGTCGCACCCAGACAATACACCACATCATCGTCAACCTGTTGCGCCATCCGCAATCGCGCCAGGTACTGAAATGTTTACCGCTAAAGGTATGCAGGAAATCCCTGTTCCGCGTGAGTTAAGTAAAGGGGATATTCAAACGACCATTGCCGACTTCCGAAAAGCAGCAGCTGCAGCAATTAAAGCAGGTGCGGATGGCGTTGAAATTCATGGAGCAAATGGTTATTTGATTAATCAATTTATCGGTGAAAATTCGAATACACGGACAGATGAATATGGCGGATCTATAGAAAATCGTACTCGCTTCGCGATTGAAGTAACGAAAGCAATCGTCGAAGAAATTGGAGCAGATAGAACAGGTTTCCGTATCTCACCAGGAACACCTCTTGGTGGGATACAAGATGGTGAACATGGTCCTGAACTTTATCGTTATCTTGTAAAAGAACTAGCTCATTTGAATTTAGCTTACCTCCATATCATGCATCTCGGGAACGAAGAGTTGCTCCAAGACATCCGCTTAATCTGGACGAATCCTATGTTAGTCAATCGTGCTGGACGAGCTCTAGAAGATTTAAGTATCGATCTTGATAATGGTCTTGCTGACCTAGTACCTGTCGGTGCCTGGTCATTAGCTAATCCGGATTTAGTAGAACGACTTAAAATAGGTACTCCATTAAATTTAGTAGATCCTACAACATTCTTCGGTGGCGGAAGCAAAGGTTATACGGATTATCCGACGATGATAGATTTGAAAAATCAAGAGAATAAATAG
- a CDS encoding MFS transporter, protein MDYFAGTVLSVVAILMITGIIAGLLHWAKKMPSRYIWFMLASFCLLLISFLGAVQLALIVTFSIILSSSLFGALLYFFIKGGYRKATTWVKVTVGTSTAAVFIFICVLGYWITSNGQAQLEVPHPLQKTKTAEQYQTTMVNPAEIGTFRVNSITYASESTYRHDLDVEGRLITQSVDGSDFVGNWSSRRTNTFGFGSEAMPLNGTVWYPEGDGPFPLILIVHGNHMATDFSDPGYAYLGKLLASRGYILASIDENFLNSSPYDDLFVIDGLKDENRARGWLMLEHLKTWDTWNITEGNPFYGKVDMQNIALIGHSRGGEAITVAATYNELTAYPEDANIKFDYDFNIRSLISIAGTDMQYKPSGQPIELQNINYLALHGSHDMDVSSFAGANQYYRTQFTENSNFFKSQVYIYGANHGQFNTAWGRHDSVGIGNLLLNNTELLSGEEQSRAAEVLISAFLEATLKGNGQYRMMFEDLGYAREWLPETMYISNYWDGNTTLISNYEEDHDPGTTTLPGGRMEGESLKVWKEGKVQMEFKDDQYSAVSLEWDHAVAPSTPIYEVILPESGIETSEDSTILFSIANNDAGGKIAETNALVDLTIAIEDESGNVSRLPLSHVSPLLPMFEGVLAKRPLGFLRTIKEPVFQNFSFEMADFIDVNSNLMPQRIRKISFIFDQTTQGSILIKDFGIRSNKF, encoded by the coding sequence ATGGACTACTTCGCTGGGACTGTCCTGTCCGTTGTTGCAATTTTAATGATAACGGGTATCATTGCGGGATTATTGCATTGGGCGAAAAAAATGCCTTCCCGATATATTTGGTTCATGCTTGCCTCATTTTGTTTACTACTAATCAGTTTTTTGGGAGCGGTCCAGCTAGCGTTAATTGTTACGTTCTCCATCATCCTTTCTTCTTCGTTATTTGGAGCCTTGCTTTATTTCTTTATCAAGGGAGGCTACCGCAAGGCTACAACATGGGTGAAAGTAACGGTAGGCACAAGCACTGCTGCAGTCTTTATTTTTATCTGCGTGTTGGGATACTGGATTACCAGCAACGGTCAAGCGCAATTAGAGGTACCTCACCCCCTGCAAAAGACTAAGACAGCGGAGCAATACCAAACGACGATGGTTAATCCCGCAGAAATCGGGACATTCCGCGTAAACTCTATAACCTATGCTAGCGAATCAACTTATCGCCACGACCTTGACGTTGAAGGACGACTGATAACACAGTCCGTCGACGGATCGGATTTTGTCGGCAACTGGAGTTCCCGGCGCACAAACACTTTCGGGTTTGGATCTGAAGCCATGCCTTTAAACGGTACGGTTTGGTATCCTGAAGGAGATGGTCCCTTCCCACTCATTCTAATCGTGCACGGTAACCATATGGCGACGGATTTTTCCGATCCAGGGTATGCCTATTTGGGAAAATTGCTGGCAAGTCGCGGATATATTTTGGCTTCCATCGATGAGAACTTCCTGAATAGTTCACCTTACGATGACCTTTTCGTTATTGATGGTTTAAAAGATGAGAATCGTGCAAGAGGTTGGTTAATGCTGGAGCATTTGAAGACGTGGGACACATGGAACATCACAGAAGGAAATCCGTTCTATGGCAAAGTGGACATGCAGAATATTGCGTTGATTGGACATTCACGGGGAGGCGAAGCCATAACTGTGGCTGCAACTTATAATGAGTTAACGGCTTACCCTGAGGACGCCAACATCAAGTTTGATTACGACTTCAACATTCGTTCCCTCATCTCGATTGCAGGAACCGACATGCAATATAAACCGAGCGGGCAGCCCATTGAACTGCAGAATATCAACTATTTGGCCCTGCACGGCTCCCACGATATGGATGTTTCTTCTTTTGCCGGAGCCAATCAATACTATCGTACGCAATTTACAGAGAACAGCAATTTTTTCAAATCACAGGTATATATCTATGGGGCAAATCACGGACAGTTCAACACAGCATGGGGTAGACACGATTCTGTAGGCATTGGCAATCTTCTGTTGAACAACACCGAACTTCTGTCTGGTGAAGAACAATCCCGTGCGGCAGAAGTTCTAATCTCAGCGTTTTTAGAAGCTACACTCAAGGGTAATGGCCAGTACCGTATGATGTTTGAAGATTTGGGATACGCCAGAGAATGGCTCCCAGAAACGATGTATATTAGTAATTATTGGGATGGGAACACAACCTTGATCAGTAACTATGAAGAGGATCACGATCCGGGGACAACGACATTGCCTGGTGGACGAATGGAAGGCGAGTCTCTTAAGGTCTGGAAGGAAGGCAAGGTGCAAATGGAATTTAAAGATGACCAGTACAGCGCGGTTTCATTGGAATGGGATCATGCAGTTGCTCCATCAACTCCTATATACGAAGTCATATTGCCTGAGTCCGGGATCGAAACGTCCGAAGATAGTACCATCTTATTTTCCATTGCAAATAATGATGCAGGTGGTAAGATAGCGGAAACGAATGCATTGGTGGACTTAACCATAGCTATAGAAGATGAGAGTGGAAATGTCAGTCGATTACCGCTTAGTCATGTCTCTCCACTTCTACCCATGTTTGAAGGAGTTCTTGCCAAACGGCCGCTTGGTTTCCTTCGAACGATCAAGGAACCGGTTTTCCAAAATTTTTCCTTCGAAATGGCTGACTTTATAGATGTTAATTCCAATCTTATGCCTCAGCGGATCAGGAAAATCAGCTTTATATTTGATCAAACCACGCAGGGCAGCATCTTGATAAAAGACTTTGGCATTCGCAGTAACAAGTTCTAA
- the nagA gene encoding N-acetylglucosamine-6-phosphate deacetylase, protein MGLKILHNVKVIQEDNPGLSARLWIRDGIIEKIESDLPSLPEGEYEFIDGQGHLIIPGMIDVHIHGANGFDMMDGSQVSIQEVSRACAKTGCTSFLVTSVSSSIEELLTMIRSVKNVIGHEVGARIAGIHLEGPYLNPKRKGMQNERFLRHPNLTEMKEIFNEADGLIKMVTIAPELPGGMELISFLKEMGIVIAVAHSDATYEVAKQAFAAGASHVTHCFNGMRPIHHRDPGLVVAAFEEENVSLQAIVDGIHLHPAIVRMMHRLKGADGMVLITDALQAMGLGDGNYMFGGQHVTVSKGVARLQDGTLASSTVTMNEALHLTVKTGISLEDAVKMASKSPARILGLDTIGSISKGYDADLVLLDEQFQVQWTMIKGCIV, encoded by the coding sequence ATGGGTCTTAAAATTTTACACAATGTAAAAGTGATTCAAGAAGATAACCCTGGTCTATCTGCCAGACTCTGGATAAGAGACGGAATTATTGAAAAGATAGAAAGTGATCTACCTTCTCTTCCTGAGGGCGAATATGAATTTATCGATGGTCAAGGACATTTAATAATACCAGGCATGATTGATGTCCATATTCACGGTGCTAACGGGTTCGATATGATGGATGGGAGTCAGGTAAGTATTCAGGAGGTTTCGCGGGCTTGTGCAAAAACTGGCTGCACTTCGTTTCTAGTCACTTCTGTCAGCTCTTCAATTGAAGAATTATTAACCATGATTCGTAGTGTGAAAAATGTCATAGGGCATGAAGTCGGCGCCAGAATTGCAGGGATTCATTTAGAGGGTCCTTACCTGAATCCGAAACGTAAAGGCATGCAAAATGAACGCTTTTTACGACATCCGAATCTAACTGAAATGAAAGAAATTTTCAACGAAGCAGATGGATTGATTAAGATGGTTACAATAGCCCCCGAATTACCTGGTGGTATGGAACTCATCTCATTTCTGAAGGAAATGGGAATAGTTATAGCCGTCGCACATTCTGATGCCACATATGAGGTGGCTAAGCAAGCCTTTGCAGCAGGAGCAAGTCATGTTACGCATTGTTTTAATGGAATGCGTCCGATTCATCATCGAGATCCCGGATTAGTTGTAGCTGCTTTTGAAGAAGAAAATGTAAGTCTCCAAGCGATTGTAGATGGAATTCATTTGCATCCTGCGATCGTTCGAATGATGCATCGTCTGAAAGGAGCTGATGGCATGGTACTTATCACAGATGCTTTGCAAGCCATGGGGCTTGGAGACGGAAATTATATGTTTGGTGGCCAGCATGTTACGGTTTCCAAAGGTGTCGCACGTCTACAGGATGGGACTTTGGCCTCCAGTACGGTTACGATGAATGAGGCACTGCATCTAACAGTAAAAACTGGAATTTCTTTAGAAGACGCTGTGAAAATGGCTTCAAAATCGCCTGCACGAATACTAGGTCTTGATACTATAGGTAGTATCTCCAAAGGT
- the sigJ gene encoding RNA polymerase sigma factor SigJ, with the protein MEQTELSRLYVEYKSLLFSLAYKMTGSVADAEDVIQDVFIKLNGYEVKHNRNIKAFLCKMVTNQCLDLLRSSKNKREQYVGAWLPEPIAYIEKDPLHEMMVKSDVTYALMVLFEQLNPIERAIFILRVVLKYDYEIISEIVQKKEDNCRKILSRIKKMLPELEKKMAIEQVKTVHEQVITSFIRAFQQGNTAQVIEFLQEDVVYYADGGGKVTAAVKPIYGASRVKQLLISLATKFLANQEIYSIKQVEVNGSTGVAIMNEEKVSAVMSFEIEENKIKSIFSILNPDKLSFYHTHASYKK; encoded by the coding sequence ATGGAACAAACTGAACTAAGCCGGCTATATGTCGAATACAAATCACTTTTATTTTCGCTTGCTTATAAGATGACAGGCAGTGTAGCTGATGCAGAAGATGTGATTCAAGATGTGTTTATCAAACTAAATGGATATGAGGTAAAGCACAACCGAAATATCAAAGCATTTCTATGTAAAATGGTGACTAACCAATGTTTAGATTTGTTGAGATCATCTAAAAATAAAAGAGAACAATATGTTGGAGCGTGGCTACCAGAACCGATAGCTTATATAGAAAAGGATCCATTACATGAAATGATGGTGAAAAGTGACGTTACTTATGCTTTAATGGTATTATTCGAACAACTAAATCCAATTGAAAGAGCGATCTTTATCCTTCGTGTAGTATTGAAATATGATTATGAAATAATTTCTGAAATTGTACAAAAGAAGGAAGACAATTGCCGGAAAATTTTAAGCAGGATAAAAAAGATGCTTCCTGAGCTTGAAAAGAAAATGGCGATTGAACAAGTGAAAACAGTTCATGAACAGGTGATTACTAGTTTTATTCGTGCATTTCAGCAAGGTAACACAGCGCAGGTGATAGAATTTCTTCAAGAAGACGTAGTTTATTATGCAGATGGAGGCGGTAAAGTAACTGCTGCAGTAAAACCTATCTACGGTGCTTCACGCGTAAAACAACTTCTTATTTCATTAGCAACTAAATTTCTTGCGAATCAAGAAATTTACTCCATTAAGCAAGTAGAGGTCAATGGTAGTACTGGTGTTGCGATCATGAATGAGGAAAAAGTTAGTGCTGTCATGAGTTTCGAAATTGAAGAGAATAAAATCAAATCCATATTTTCTATTCTAAATCCTGATAAGTTGAGTTTTTATCATACACATGCTAGTTATAAGAAGTAA